GATAAGCAGGTGTATGAGGAGTGGGCAAGGGACAGAGGTGACTCACCTGGGTTCTGGGTCTCGAGTTCCCTAGGAGGTAGGATCGGGTAACCAGGCTGTCCCCAAAGCCACTGCCCCCAGTGCCCCCAACACTTCGGTAGCTTCGAGTAACAGTGACACTGGAAGCTGAGGAGGCAGAGGAGACAGAGCCACCAGCCCCGGCCCCAGCACCGCTCCCGGACTTGTCAGCTGGCTGCCCACAGGTCCCACACAACACGGTGCGAGAACGAAGGTTGTACTCGGCCGGGTCCCCCGAGCCACTGCAGTGGGCACCCTGGGGAGGGAGACAAGACTCAGGCGGGATGGGGCGAGTCTGGGAATGAGAGCAACCATCCCAAAGCTCCTAGGCTTCTAGCTATCAGGCTAAAAAAAGTGAGGATCTCTGCTCCCTCCAAGACTACAGGGGCCATGAGTGGCAAGAGTGCAAGTTGGGTTAAGGGAAACCAGGTAGATGGAGGAATGcctttagaaggaaagcagtccTCATATTAGGGAAGAACCAGAAGATAAAGAGTCTGGTTTTGCCTTAGCTACTCTAAATTGTTTAAAGGGATGAGAAATGGGATGAAGTAGAAGTGAGAGGTATACATATACAGAGGGATGGAGTCAGGGGCTTCCTATCGCTCTTCTCCGCTGTTCTTTGTAGCCCTACCTGAAGAAGATCCAGATCTTGCCCACTGCCTTGCCTGCCCTCCTCTGGGAACACTATATAACACCAAGAtgtcctcccctccctccctctctcggACACTCAGACACCTGAGTCCCAGGGTTTGAGGcatgagggaggaggagaagaaaggccAGGGCAGCTGTGtgaggttattaaaaaaaactctttaatgAGAATGTACTTGGCACGGGAAGGCCCAGGGAAAGGATTGGCAAGGAGAAAGAGCACCCCTGTGGGTTGGACAGGGTGCCTAGGCTGAGGGCCACCTGTCCACTTGGCTCAGCGACGGCTGCCACTCACGTGGTGGTGATGGAGCAGGACCTCTCCATCCTCATCTTCATCATCGTCATTGACAGTCACTGTGCGAACCAGCTTACGCATGGCCACCTCCTGGGAAAGGGAGACAGAATGAGGATGAGGTCAAGGAaagggggtaggggtgggaatGTCCAGCCCATGTGATGTAGCATCAAGCTTACTTTGCTTTATCCTTTGATCACCAAAgaattcctccttcctttcagaGTTTAGAATACCATCTCTTCCCTCAGGTTTCCTCAATACCCTTTGCCCATCTACCCCCGACATCTTCTCTCATCTTCACAAgaacctttttaaatttctttcattcACTACACATCAACAAATCACCTATCGTATATAAGTAACTCTATATGTTAAATACTATATATAAGTAACAGGACAACtagtggatcaatggatagagtatggtgagtcctggaatcaggaagacccgtttttctgggttcaaatttgacctcatgtgcttccaagctgtgtgaccctgtgcaagtcatttaaccctgtttgcctcaatttcctagtctgtaaaatgaaatggagaagaaaacagcaaaccactctaatatctttgccaagaaaacctcaaatggagtcacgaagattcagacatgactgaaataatcgAACAACAAAATATAAGTAACGGCCACTGaaatgacaaagatgaaaaaattatataGCCTCTACTCTCTCAAGGAACAAGAAAATGCATAAAAGTAAGGTAGAAGTTAGATTGTACCAGGACAAAGGAGTAGTTTAAACAAAGTGCTCTAAGAAcaactcaaaaaagaaatcacagattttcTGTCTCCCTTCTACTTTCTCTCTCTAATCTCTTTTCCAAAATTAGATgagttcttctgtctctgcccAATAATTTTTTAGACTGTCTGATTTCTATTCCTCCTATAACAGCAAGACCCTACCTCTCAATGCTTCATAATTCTAGTGCCTGCTCTCTGTTGATCTTTTCCTGTCAATCCTGTCCATATCTCCCCTATATCTAGTTATCTGCctgtcatctcccccattagactgtgaactcctcaaGTTCCAGGGCAGggtttgtcttttgtctttctttgtatctctaggactTAGCCCGATGCTTACCATGTgataggtacctaataaatgtttaattactGATGGACCAAACCTCAGAGagtgacaaaaaaaacaaacaaacaaacaaaaacaaccaacaGGCAATCCTCTAAATGAAAacacaacagaaaaaagagagggatagagagagaagagagcacaTACATAATGCTGTAGCCAGttaaggagaagaaaatgtccaCCAGAGGACGCTCTTGTACAGCAAAAGGAGAAAGGgcgtgtatatgtatgtgtgtgtgtgtgacagacagacagacagatggagatatgtgtttgtgtgtgagaaagaggaatgagtgagtgagtgtgtgtgtgtgtgtgcacgtgcacGCTCGTGAGAGAGAGGGGGggtttgtgtgtatgtgagagaaaGAGGgttgacagagaaagagaggagagtgtgtaaaagagagagagggaagggagtgtgtgtgtgacagacacAGAAAATGAGACaggagtgtgtgtgagagagaaacaaGGAGATGGAGGGGGATAGAGGGAGGAAGTGTGTGtgagaggaaaatattttgagagTGTGAGAAagatgaatgtgtgtgtgtgtgtgtgtgtgtgtgtgtgtgtgacagccAGACATGGAGAATGAGACAGGAGTGCGAGTGTGCTGAGACCTCACCTCTCCAGTGGCACTGATGAGGGCAGTGCGAAGGCTATTTCCACAGCCCCAAGAACTCTGTGCCTTCCACACCATGTCAGTGGGAGGGCTATGGGTGGCTCCTGCCCCCGAGGCCCAgatctgaaaaaagaaagaagacgaAGTTCCAGGTTGATTCTCCCATTCTCCCGGGTCCCCCAGCCTCTGGCCCGTACTTCAAAAGAAAGCATCCCAAATAGCGAGGGCTCCCCACTCACCGTCACCACCTGCCCAGCCTTGAGAGTGAATTTGGGGGGGAAGCGATAACTCAGCAGAGGCTCATCGCCATTCTGGCGCTTGATCTGCCAGTTGCCCATGGATTGGTCCTAGAAGAAGGgaagaggtgggggtggggagagaaagagtcagaggagggggaagaaggcaGAGTAAaccagaggaggagggagaaaggaagccCCACCTCCttattccctcctctctttccctcctttgtgTCTAGCCTCGGCTCTGAAGTGCCTGCCCTTAAATTCCTCCCTCGATCTTCCTCAGCCCTTTGAAGTCTATCCCCATTGTTTGCGCAGAGCAGCCCCCTCTCCCAAGGCCTCATCCCAAGGAGGATTCACATTTTCCAGTTCCCAGCTCCTCTACCCCACATCCTTTCTCCTCAGCTCCTTCTTTCCCACAAGCCCTGAGCTCCAGGAGCTTGGGAGCCGGGCTCTCCCTTCGGGTCCCCTGGGGAAGCATGCACAAGGTATCCAAGCTCCTCCCCCCCACTCTGCCCACTTCCTCACGGACCTCATTGGACTTGTTGCGCAGCCGCACGAACTTGCCCTCTTCATCCACCTCCTCCACAGCCACTCGGCCACTGGTGCGGGCATGCTGGGAGAAGCTGCTGCGGCTCTCACTGCTCTCCAGCTTTCGCTTCTTGGTGACGCTGCCCCCGCTCTGGGTGTGAGATGAGTGCGAGGAGGTCCGGCCCCTGCTTCGCTGCGATGTGGGGCTAGGGGACAGCCTCAGCCTGGCGGAGGGGGAGGCAgataaggaaagagggaaagagaagacagaCACTTAAGGCCCAGGGGTGAGACTGGGAATCTTGGTCCTGCGCCTGCCTGTCCCCGCACCCCTTCTCCACCAGCCTGCCCCTCGGCTCTCAGTCCTCCCTAGCCtcacctctcctcctctccttccaggaGTTTGCGATAGGCATGGATTTCCATGTCCAAGGCCAGTTTGATATCCAGCAGCTCCTGGTACTCATCCAACTGTTGCTGCATCCTGGCCCGCATCTCTGCCATCTCTCGCTCCTTCTCAGCCAGCAGCCGCCGGCTGGTATCCCGCTCCCGGGCCAAAGCATCCTCCAGATCCCGAAGCTTTGCCTCCTTGGCAGATAGCTATTTGAGGAAGAAAGATCCTTGAGGATCTAGTGAACTCTCAGAAGGGATCTGAGATCCACTGATGAAATCCATAGATACCAGGGATCCATTCTGTTCCCCTCTGTGGTAAGGGTCTTTAGGATCTCTAGGAATTCCAGCGGATCTCAAAAGGCTGACTGACCTCAATACCACTTCCCAAAATGCTGGGAAATATTTTGCAAGATCTAACAATTTCAATTGCATTCCACAAACCTTTTAGGCACTAGTAATTCAGATAGAAAGTGAACTGGCCCCTACTCTCAAAAGAATTcttctatatatgtataacccagtggaattgcttgtcagctccatgagtgagaagggaagaagggagggagacaacatgaatcatatcactttggaaaacttactggaaatttgttattaaaataaaataaagtcaaaaactCAAAAACATTCTTCTAATCTATATATGTTGCCAGATTATActttctatggtgtggggaggggaggaaagggatgaATAAGAAgttattttgaattaatttttaaaaactgcttaCCTGCAGCTAAAAAAATTCCATCAGCTTCATTATGAAGCCCCAGTTGCACACCCagaaccagttttttttttttttttttgagtactCTTTCTATACATGGGCTGCAATTTGTCTAACTGTATCCTATCTCCATCTACTTGGAGGCTCCTGGAGaatgtctctcctttctcccctccctcactGTTTAATCCTGACAGTTCCAGGGGGAAATCTTTCCTTCTTGCCATTGGCACCTCCATCATCCCCAGCTTCTCTCTCACCCTCCCTGCCACAGGATAGGGCCTGGCAATAAATACCTGCTTCTGGAGCTGGCTGAGTTGGGCAGAAAGACTGTCAATGCGGATTCGAGATTGCTGCAGCTCTTCATGGGCAGCCCCCACCAAGTTGCTGTTCCTCTCCGCTGACTGCCTGGCATTGTCCAGCTGGTGGAGGAAATGTGGAGAGAAGGTAAGAAAACTGGTTGTTAGTGCTACAGAGGTAGGGTGAGATGAAGGGTGTTGTCAGACTGGATAGATCTACAACCCCTGGCTACTACTGTGATTAGAAGGCAGGAGAAAAGGCTTTTCAGAAAAGGAAGCCTACAAGAGcccaagggaaggggaaggggtggAGGGCACAGATTGGGGCACCTTGGCAGAGTAGGTCTTCTCTAGCTCCTTCTTATACTGTTCCACTTGTTCCTCATGTTGAGCCCGAAGGTCCTGCAAGGCATCGGCCAGCTTGTTCTCAAACTCCCGCTGCTTCCCACTGTCAATCTCCACCAAACGAGTCTCATGGCGACGTTTGGTCTCACGAAGCTCCTAGTGAGTAGAGAGGAGCCATGGGGGCAAAATCAGAGTCAGTGCCAGCCAGAGCTCAATTGCATAAGCCCAAAGATAAGGCACTCCAGATATTCCACCTCTCCACTCCCAATCCCTACCAGCAAGCAAAGTTTTCTGGTGACCCAAGTAGTCACGTTCTCAGCCTGTGCCTTCTAAATAAGCCCCAGGCTTAGCGAATTGGGAGTCCCTATAAGCCAATCAACCCTTGCTCCCATGCATCCCTGAAGTTCTGGGCCCCCACCTCGCTATAGATGTTCTTCTGGAAGTCTAGCTCCTCCTTCAGCGTCTGCAGCCTGTTCTCAGCATCCACTCTCCTCAGCATCTCATCCTGAAGTTGTTTCTTGGCCTCACTCAGAGCTGCCTCTAgctgtggggagagggagaaagttaAAAAGAGAAGCTAGTGTCATAAACCTCCAAAAAGGGGATTTTGGAGACCATCTAGGAAAGaggttttattctctttttggGTCGTGGACCTTTTCAGCAGTCTGATGAAGCTCGTAGGCTTCTCCTTGGAACAATgcttttgaatgcataaaataaaatatataggattcaAAGGAAACTAATCATTTTGAAATAGTAATCACGACTTTTTAAAAAACGCAACTTAAGAATCCCTAATCTAaaactaatcaatcaataaacaagtaggtacctactatgtgctaggcactatgataagcactggggatataagcacaaagaatgaaacaatattcaaaaagaatttatgaTCTATTGGGTGAGACAAGTacttacagaaatataaatatgcACAAAGTAATTAAATTCCAGGTAACTTGGGAGGAAAGGCCCCagtgtttgggggtggggaacagttttaaagtgaggaaactgaggctgagaggctaGTTAACAGAGCCAGGGCCAAAAGCCTGGACTCTCATGTTCCCAATCTAGTTTgctttccactgtatcatatgACCTGCCTATCTTTTTCCTCCAGCAAAATGGGACTTAACTACACATATCTATCCAAGGTTGCTTAACTAGTATGTGGCAGGGCCAGGAgtaaaaggcagaaagaaaatgagaaaggtcCTTTTTTGGACCTTACACTCTACCATACctccttcctttaatttttatttaattaagacaaatgtaaaaacaattctttaaaatgaacaatattttacctttttttctgccTCCTACCTCCCCAattaggggaaaaggaggagaaaaacaaaattaaaaaatatgtaacaatatgtatagtcaagcaaaacaaatttccaaactggccatgttaaaaaaaaatgacgtGTAGAGATtcaatattacatgtaattgttaagaagcaaaaatatttttaaaactacatcTCCTCCTGCACCCTGAGCCTATCATGTCTTTGTCAAGAGATGTATATCATCTTCTTTTAAGCACACTCCACCTAACCTTAGTGGAGATGATTCTTATTCTAGGGTTTAGTAAGTGTTGGAACTGCATCTAACATTGGTTGGGACTACATTGGGATAATAATCTGCTGTCACTCAAGTCTTTGCCTCAGAAAGAACTGTGTGTCACAAGGGTAGAAGATGACAGGGCAAGAGAATGATGAGTCAGAAGGCAGGGTCCCAGCTCACCCATTAACTAGCTAAGATGAGCTTGGGTTGCCTGATGAATTTTTCTGGGCCAGTTTCCCCAGCTTGTAACATGAAGATAAAAGGAGATTATAGATAGGAAAGTACTTTGGAAAGTAAAgcacattatataaatgcaaggTGTTATTAGGAGGAATGATTAAACTGTGTATTCTCTGCACACTATGTaattaatattaagtaatatTTAACTCCCAATTATGGCTTTTGTGCGCTCCTTAGACATACGCAATTGCTATACAGAGGAAACATGAAGGTCAAAGTGGGGGGAATTTAGGGCCAGGCGAGGGCAGGATATGTTGATTCCATAAACAGAAATGAATTACAAACTTTCACTTCAGTTCAACTCAAGTAATTAATGAGAGCTCCAGGTGCTCCAGAGAAGTATAAGACACtattccctgacctcaaggaactttaGAATCTAGTACAGGCAAGACACCTGGGAACATTCacatctcttcctcccttcatgATGTGACTGAGAAGTTACTCTTCCTGGTGTACCTCACATTGAGAATGTCCTAAGGGCATTAGGTATATAAGCTTGCCTGAgatggaaaaaggaggaagaatggaaaaaatggaatgaacagagtgtggaaggaggaggaaatgtgTGGATTGTAGTCCCTTGTAGGACCTACGGATGGAGATGGTCTTACCTTGGCCACCTGGCCCCGGAGTTCATGCACCTCCCCATCCAGAGTACGCTTCTCACTCAAGGCTGTGCTCAGAGCTGCCTCCTTGGAATTGAGCAATGCTTCCAGGTCCTTAAGCCGGGCCTGGGCTGATAGCAGATCTCCCTCCTTCTTGGCATTGCTGgatagaaaagagaatagaaggttaaaaaaaaaaaaaagggcagcaGACACACCTAGGAACCTAGGAGATGGTTGGCACTTAGATGGAGCCTGACAAAGTAGGAAAAACCAGAGCGCCCCGCGATAACTCAGCCTGACTATTTTCATTAGCTGTGTTGACTGTGGACAAATAAGCTGACCTTCTGGCCTTCAATTCCaccattttgtaaaataaaggattagATTGGATGCCCTTaaaagtccctttcagttctagcaGTAACATTCTATGATATCACACTTGTCCTCCTCTGACAGTCAGCATTGGACCAGCAGTTGCCTCTTGCCTTTCCACTTGATACCGGCAGAGGGTGGCATTGGCTGCACCCTTGTTTGGTTCCTACCTATAACAAAGAGTTAGGACAGTGCCAGGGTCCCTCCCCTCACTCCCCCCCAAACCCAAACTCCAGGCAGCCAAGAGCACTCAGGCCCCGTGAAACATTCCACCTCTCCCATGACTCAGGGGCCAGGAACGTGCCTGGGGGGTGTAGAGAGAGCCTGGGTCCCATGATTTGAACAAATTCCCCGctcctttccattcttcctctAAGAAACAGGGGTACCTTtgttcccctccctcccacacAGGGCCttaactttctcttcctttagcCCAACCCACCTCCTGTAAAACCAgcctgcctccttccctccctctctccctccctcaactCAACCACCCACATCGGAACCCAGCCACCATGGCTCTCAAGTTATTTCCATGTCTGTTTCCAAGAGGCTTTTAGATGGCTGCCACAGGAGTCAAATCTGGGATtccctcctcccctgcccccttCCTCGATGCAAAGGAAAGAACCAGAgggagagtttgggggaaagggaaatcTCATTGGAATCAACACCCCAATTAGGTCTTGGAAAACAAAACTAGGGGTTCTCCCATTCTCTGCTTTAGGCAGTGAAAGATGGCTAGATTCCTTCTATTCTTCCCAGTCAGCCAGTTCTTTTGGAGGAGGAGAGTTTCCATCAGATCCCTGGGGGAGCTCTACCCACcctatttacaaatgaggaacctcaGGATCTGGGCTCCAGATGTTGGCACTGAGGCAACTGGGCACATGTGGGTTCTGGCCCTCAGCTTCCCTTCAAACTGTTAGAACCCAACCTGAAACAAATCTGGGGGTAGCAGGGATCATGCTTTAGCTACCCCACCTTGGGGATACTAGCTATTTCAGACAGAGCAGATAGAAGgggcctttctttaaaaaaaaaaaaaaaaaaaaaaaaaaaaaaaccacttcttGGAATTCAGACTCTGAGATCTAGTGGGTTAGAAGTCATAGAATTCTAAAATTCCAGCTGGAGGGGACTTTAGGGACCATGaagtccaacccttcatttttcagatgagtaaactgaggcccatagaaggATTAAGGGAGTTGTTTAGGGTCATGCAGCTCTTCTGAGTTGGGACTGGTTCCCAGATCTTTCTGGATCCAAATCCAGTGCCCTATGCTTATACCACAAAAAGGACTGAGGTTGGAATAATGGCTTCACTTAgaatctgtgtgaccttgcacaaaGTAAAGAAACCTCCCtggaccttaatttcctcatctgcaaaacaaagaTGTTAGATTGGATCATCTTTCAAGTTACTTTTAGCTCTAAATAGATGATCCTGTCTACAACAGGGGACCCTTTAGGATAGAGGGGAAAAGAGTTCAGAGTCAGGAAATAAACAAGGAATCAAGGTCACAGCCTCCAACCCCCAATGCTATCCGCAGCTCTTAAGCATAAGATAATAGGGATGGATGGAAGAGGGAAGGTTTGAAAGGGATAACTAAGAAAATCTACGCTCCCCACCCCCCATGCTTCCATTTAATGTTTCTAGTAGGATAGTCCTAAGAATCTCTTATTTAAATTCATACTACAGCAGGACAGACCTGGGTTAGACTTTAGTCTAGAAGAGGGCATAAGATTGGAACAGACATATTTCTTCTCTCACTGCCCTGGGAATTATAAAGATAAGAAGTCACCCTAAGTAGATCTGATTGGCTCAGACCAAGGGACatgatgatcctgggcaaagaaGGGGATGTAACTTCTGAGTTTTCCCTTTTGGGTCTCTTCTCCCCAGTACTGCTGTAGgtaccctaccccacccccatcccagaaCAAGGTGTCTCATACAACACCCATCTCATCAACAGAAAGAGGCCCTCCTAGAACTGATTCTCCCCCTTCTCGTCTCAGCCagaaaagctaaaaataaaatcaaaatccagCTCTGGTTTTGGCTGCCATCCCGCCCAGCCCCTGGCTGGGAGTACAAGCTCCAACTTTCCATGACTTCAGAACTTTTCCGAAGTTGAAGCAGCTGGagtagagaaggaggaggaggaaaagaaaaggggaaaaccaTCAGTTAAGTGATAGAGCAGAGAATCCTTGTCTGACTCCAAAACTACAGGAGTTTTTTTTGTGGGCCCTGAAGGGGTCCAGAAGCATAGACATAGTCATAGACAGACTCCCCAGGTCCAGTAAGTTGGATTTAAGGCTAATCAGAAGGAAGACCTTCCTAAGCCAGGAGCCAGTAAAAGCATGGCAAACAGGGATGGAGGAAGCCACAGGATGAGCTGAGAAAGCCCTATCACACTGGGCAGAAGCAGGGAGGGGAACAGGGTGATGTCAGTGGGCTGGGTTCCCTCAGGTTTTTGGTGAGTCAGTCTCATCCTAAATGGGATTTAGAATCTTAGACTGGTGGAATCTTGGAGCTAGAGAACATCTAGTGATTCTTAtcatcatttgacagataaggaaactaagactctgAGAGGTAATTGGtctaggtcatttttttttttctatctctccaACAGTTTTCTAAAATACTCTCAGAATAAACAAATTCTTAACAATAGGGGGAGGCTAGGGTGGAGAATTCTCATCCATAAACTAGGTGGAAAGAACTCCCTTATTTTTTTGTCCAGTCTCAGTAGCTGTAGCTGTAGCTCCTATATACCCCTGAGGAAATGAATGAGCCCTGTTTCCCTTCTCTGCTTGGTTGGCAGGCCTGGGTTATAGtttgagagagaagagattagGGTATGGTGAAGAAGATGGATAGCTCTTTAGACTGGCTAAGTCACACCCCTCGGACTAGGGAAGCCACCAGCAGAGGAAGAGAAGCTGAGGCCTCTGTGGTTTCCTTAGCCAGGCTAAGGGGGTTCCCATCCCTTGGGAGAAAGCCACCACCTCCCAAGGCCCCATGACTCAGAGCCTGGGGAACCACAGCCAGTGACCACGAGATGGCATCTGAGTGGTATGGATCTCCCTTCCCTTCAGTCTGCTCAGGGGCTCAGGGCCCCTCAATGGAATCTCACCAGCTTAAGAGAACTGAAT
The window above is part of the Gracilinanus agilis isolate LMUSP501 chromosome 4, AgileGrace, whole genome shotgun sequence genome. Proteins encoded here:
- the LMNA gene encoding lamin; amino-acid sequence: MFPAETKLNYVESRVPRTVEIAGWVRKFKRSHLQEESNAKKEGDLLSAQARLKDLEALLNSKEAALSTALSEKRTLDGEVHELRGQVAKLEAALSEAKKQLQDEMLRRVDAENRLQTLKEELDFQKNIYSEELRETKRRHETRLVEIDSGKQREFENKLADALQDLRAQHEEQVEQYKKELEKTYSAKLDNARQSAERNSNLVGAAHEELQQSRIRIDSLSAQLSQLQKQLSAKEAKLRDLEDALARERDTSRRLLAEKEREMAEMRARMQQQLDEYQELLDIKLALDMEIHAYRKLLEGEEERLRLSPSPTSQRSRGRTSSHSSHTQSGGSVTKKRKLESSESRSSFSQHARTSGRVAVEEVDEEGKFVRLRNKSNEDQSMGNWQIKRQNGDEPLLSYRFPPKFTLKAGQVVTIWASGAGATHSPPTDMVWKAQSSWGCGNSLRTALISATGEEVAMRKLVRTVTVNDDDEDEDGEVLLHHHHGAHCSGSGDPAEYNLRSRTVLCGTCGQPADKSGSGAGAGAGGSVSSASSASSVTVTRSYRSVGGTGGSGFGDSLVTRSYLLGNSRPRTQTPQNCSIM